A single genomic interval of Deltaproteobacteria bacterium harbors:
- the pyrR gene encoding bifunctional pyr operon transcriptional regulator/uracil phosphoribosyltransferase PyrR, translating into MTTILEKRQLMDDATLARVMRRLAHEIVEREGGVLDLVLVGIRTGGVHLAERLARLIEEAEGEQVPVGAVDITLYRDDLFAGLPRPEIGPTELPFRLSARKVVLVDDVLYTGRTVRAALDALNDYGRPRRVRLAVLVDRGLRELPVQADYVGLRVETEPFQTVKVRLSERGHVDQVVLLEMEAEPGA; encoded by the coding sequence ATGACGACGATCCTCGAGAAGCGCCAGCTCATGGACGACGCGACCTTGGCTCGGGTGATGCGTCGTCTGGCCCACGAGATCGTCGAGCGCGAGGGAGGAGTGCTGGACCTCGTGCTGGTCGGCATCCGGACCGGCGGGGTCCACCTGGCCGAACGGCTGGCACGACTCATCGAGGAGGCCGAAGGCGAGCAGGTGCCCGTGGGTGCGGTCGACATCACGCTCTACCGGGACGACCTCTTCGCGGGCCTGCCGCGACCCGAGATAGGTCCCACGGAGCTGCCGTTTCGCCTGTCTGCCCGGAAGGTCGTGCTGGTGGACGACGTGCTGTATACCGGTCGCACGGTGCGCGCAGCGCTGGATGCGCTCAACGACTACGGACGACCTCGCCGGGTGCGACTGGCCGTCCTCGTCGACCGCGGGCTGCGCGAGCTGCCGGTCCAGGCAGACTACGTGGGACTCCGGGTGGAGACGGAGCCGTTCCAGACGGTGAAGGTGCGGCTCTCGGAGCGTGGCCACGTGGATCAGGTTGTGCTTCTCGAGATGGAGGCGGAGCCCGGCGCATGA
- a CDS encoding competence/damage-inducible protein A has protein sequence MRPYSGNVVTAAAVIIGDEILSGKVRDTNGHRLIDLLRSVGVELCRITTIGDDPAQIAEEVGRCAARYDYVFTSGGIGPTHDDRTMEGIAQAFSVGLVRHPRLESLVRHYLGERVAEAAFKMAEVPEGTRLLGDGPVPALTFRNIFILPGIPQFFVAQLELVRSLFSGKSPTLHRLYLRAEECDIAELLGRVQRDLPSVKIGSYPRFGDPSYSVLVTVEGSDAGQVQTALTELITRLPEDRLLRVESGEE, from the coding sequence GTGCGGCCGTATTCTGGGAACGTGGTCACTGCGGCGGCGGTCATCATCGGGGACGAGATCCTTTCCGGGAAGGTGCGCGACACCAACGGACACCGTCTCATCGACCTCCTGCGGAGCGTGGGGGTGGAGCTCTGCCGCATCACCACGATCGGCGACGATCCGGCCCAGATCGCCGAGGAGGTCGGGCGCTGCGCGGCGCGCTACGACTACGTCTTCACCTCCGGCGGGATTGGTCCCACCCACGACGACCGCACGATGGAAGGGATCGCGCAGGCCTTCTCCGTCGGACTGGTGCGGCACCCGCGCCTGGAGAGCCTAGTCCGGCACTACCTCGGCGAACGCGTGGCCGAGGCCGCCTTCAAGATGGCGGAGGTCCCCGAGGGGACGCGACTCCTCGGGGACGGGCCGGTGCCCGCCTTGACCTTCCGGAATATCTTCATCCTCCCCGGCATACCCCAGTTCTTCGTCGCCCAGCTCGAGCTCGTGCGGAGCCTCTTCAGCGGCAAGTCGCCGACGCTCCACCGCCTCTACCTGCGCGCCGAGGAGTGCGACATCGCCGAGCTCCTTGGGCGCGTCCAGCGCGACCTGCCCAGCGTGAAGATCGGCAGTTATCCCCGCTTCGGCGACCCGAGCTACAGCGTCCTCGTGACCGTGGAAGGGAGCGACGCGGGGCAGGTGCAGACGGCGCTGACCGAGCTCATCACCCGCCTCCCCGAGGACCGGCTCCTGCGCGTCGAGTCCGGCGAGGAGTGA
- a CDS encoding exosortase/archaeosortase family protein codes for MRRLISSIDPLLVGSLGALALLHAPAIRWLVGTWTDESYQSWGFLPLLLALAQLRHLGPRRAEASAPHLRGLLLVAATTLLVARLELNVLLAALALLSLQLWVAAYFVERGRWYLHPRLWLGLLSLPAVYWGNALVGHRLQELASQGAATILRLYGLPLRRHGAELSLGETTLVVDASCSGIRLLYVGLLLGLLTLPSLRSRTRQLLGWMGLLVALVGANTMRVVGLAAAQLHLGRPLGDAAHQSLGLVAFVVVAAPLLVLLRERQPSPSCSVSTEGSA; via the coding sequence ATGCGACGCCTGATCTCCTCCATCGATCCTCTCCTCGTCGGCTCTCTCGGCGCTCTCGCGCTGCTCCACGCCCCCGCGATCCGGTGGCTCGTGGGAACCTGGACCGACGAGAGCTATCAATCCTGGGGCTTTCTTCCGCTCCTCCTCGCTCTGGCCCAGCTTCGCCACCTCGGCCCGCGCCGCGCGGAGGCCAGCGCACCGCACCTCCGCGGACTCCTCCTCGTGGCGGCCACGACCCTCCTCGTGGCCCGCCTGGAGCTAAACGTCCTCTTAGCGGCCCTGGCGCTGCTCAGCCTGCAGCTCTGGGTCGCCGCCTATTTCGTCGAGCGGGGCCGATGGTACCTCCACCCTCGCCTCTGGCTCGGCCTCCTCTCGCTGCCCGCCGTCTACTGGGGGAACGCGCTCGTGGGCCACCGCCTCCAGGAGCTCGCCTCGCAGGGCGCCGCCACGATCTTGCGGCTCTACGGCCTGCCGCTCCGGCGACACGGCGCGGAGCTGAGCCTTGGCGAGACCACCCTCGTGGTGGATGCCAGCTGCAGCGGGATCCGCCTACTCTACGTGGGCCTGCTGCTCGGGCTGCTCACCCTGCCTTCGCTCCGGAGCCGCACGCGGCAGCTCCTCGGCTGGATGGGACTCCTCGTCGCGCTCGTCGGGGCCAACACCATGCGCGTCGTGGGCCTGGCCGCAGCGCAGCTCCACCTCGGTCGGCCTCTCGGCGACGCCGCCCACCAGAGCCTCGGCCTCGTGGCTTTCGTGGTGGTCGCCGCCCCGTTGCTCGTGCTGCTCCGGGAGCGACAGCCATCGCCCTCGTGCTCAGTTTCCACCGAGGGCTCCGCATGA
- a CDS encoding exosortase-associated EpsI family protein, producing MSARTATLGLLLAALLRPLTAAPSRPALAPDAGLALPGTLFGAPGSPLSLSKAEAALVARRGARILRRAYGATQVAAVTVRGGLREHHPPTACLQADGFTVLASRERKTAHGCATELTLRRGSEVRAFLYTYDDGRRAVCSYAARTIRALGQALLGRERTWSTVQILDSGPARAEAALAELMHHRRRRPE from the coding sequence ATGAGCGCCCGCACCGCCACTCTTGGCCTCCTCCTGGCTGCGCTCCTGCGTCCGCTAACCGCCGCCCCATCCAGGCCGGCCCTCGCTCCTGACGCAGGGCTCGCCCTCCCCGGGACGCTCTTCGGCGCGCCGGGCTCGCCCCTCTCGCTGAGCAAGGCCGAGGCCGCGCTCGTCGCGCGTCGTGGAGCGCGCATCCTCCGGCGAGCCTACGGGGCGACCCAGGTGGCCGCCGTCACCGTGCGAGGCGGTCTCAGAGAACACCACCCGCCGACGGCTTGCCTGCAGGCGGACGGCTTCACCGTCCTCGCCAGTCGCGAGAGGAAGACAGCCCACGGGTGCGCCACGGAGCTGACGTTGCGGCGGGGCTCGGAGGTGCGCGCGTTTCTGTACACCTATGACGACGGACGCCGCGCCGTCTGCAGCTACGCGGCCCGCACCATCCGTGCCCTCGGGCAGGCCCTGCTGGGGCGCGAGCGCACCTGGTCCACCGTCCAGATCCTCGACTCGGGTCCCGCCCGGGCCGAAGCCGCGCTCGCCGAACTGATGCACCACCGCCGAAGGAGACCCGAATAA